GGGCGATGTCTTGAACgacaaatttgattccaccaaattagcgcgtaaccagtgaactcaattccagcaagttgaactttcttctcctcgctataatgatgggcatcaaaaatttgatcaacacgcatctcccactccaaatagcctTCCGGTTCGCACTTGCCGGAGAACGAAGGAGTTGAAATTTTTATGCGCCCAATTCCATCATCCAAAGGCACACGCACAGCTTGACCAACTCGGTCATGCACTCCACCACGAACGGAAGTTTCAGGACGAGGGTCATAGTGTCGTGGTCGTGGAGCGTACCCTGCCTGGTCGACGCCATCATCGAAACCATCATCTCCAGCATGAGGTTGTGCCGCCAAACGGCGATCATGTACGCCGGCATGTCCATCGCGAGCTGGTGGTGCATAATGCAGTGGAGCAGCCGGAGCAGTCTGTGGTGGTGCAGAATTCGTTGCCGGCATATTGACGATGTCTGCCAAACCATCGAACCGAGTGATCAGGACATCTATTCTTTTGCCGAGCGCATCATGACATTGCTTGATGTAGTTGCATGTGTGGTCAAAACCATCCCGAATATTTTGGGGAATATCATCCGCATACACTGGATGTACTATTTCCTCAGAATCAGcggcaacctcatcatccttgttgACCGAGGTCGACATCTTGATCAACACAGTACCGTGAACAACCTTAGCTTTGAATACCACTTGATGTAGACTTGACTAGATGGCGAGTCGTcaacggcccgatctttcacggtacTAGCAGCAGGAACAAGAAATTCCGGTCGAGCAAAGAGGCAAGACCGTAAGATCAGAAACTTGTGTCGAGTAGATTTGATCGACTCCACACGCAGCAGCAACAAAATCCCTTCGGATTAGCAACAAAGATATTTGGTGTCCCCCGACATGGGACATTTTCTGTAGTTTTATTGAACTCACGACTAATACAAAAATCTGCCTTTTACATCGGCCGTAGCCGGccttttatataggcatcacacatCCGATCAAACCGGCCCACGAgcaaagcaaaactgatacggactCTCTTCCTAACCATAAACCGAACATGACTCCTAGTACTACTATGACTCCTCTAAATCTCACGCCTAAGGAAAAGTTCCTTTACCTAACAACCAAGAATTTACTAATTAACTATCCGGCCACGCTGATCACTAGGAACCAAAATATACCTTAACCGTACTATAGCACCTTGGATTTAAAACGCTTCTGCACGTAAACCTCATGTGACCTGGACCGAAATAGCACCGACAATTATCCAGCTTGGCGTACGAAAATTAGGCTTGACTTCTTCAGGCTCTGGTTCTGGTGACGGTATTTTAAGTGCCATTGTACCCATCATCAAAATATTAGAATTTGTAATATGATCAGGTTTTGCTACGGCACTGACGGCCACATCATGCCCGCTAGCACGTAGTCATCAAATCCGGACAACGGGAGTGAGTGAGGCGAACCTAGAGGAAAAAACACGTGTTGTGAAGACATGTAGTCCAACCGACAGCAGGTCAACTGGATTGTCGCGACTCCCTCAAAGTTTCCCCAGTTTTGCTTATGGCTTACGCGGTTTTTGTGGTCCAGAATGGTCCAATAACATTTGATGTCTCTCAACATAAAGTGTCCGGACATTGGCGAGCATTTTGATGAACAACGTTGGAGTTTTCCTTTTTTAGGGCTTAGAGGATTTTTGTGGTCCAAACTGGTCCGAGGACATTTGATGTCTCTCATTAGATGGCAAAAAGTGTTCCAACATTGTCGGGCATTTTGATGAACAGCGTTGGAGTTTTTTTTTTCAGGGCAACAACGTTGGAGTTGCCTTGTGCACACCGGAGTGTTAGCCCTCATTTTTCTGCAAAAAAGTCCAGAATTCCATGCGAATTTCCGAACTCTATCCGCGGACCGTCTTGTAGCTCCAGACACACCGGGGGTGCAAAACGCAAAACGCGCCCACCTCCCCCTTCTTATACCCCGAGGCTAGGGTTTTACTCGCTCTctccccgcctcctcgccgcccacTCCCGCTCTACCTAGGGCTTCCCTCTCCCCtgctcggcggcggcgcggcgaagtcCAACCAGGCCCCCACCGGAGCTCCGACCATGGGCGGCGAGAAGGAGAACCTCGACCTCTCCGACCTCAACAcctccctccccgccgccgccgccggtaacCCCCGCTTCCCCTGAGtccccccctcccccttccccttccccCTCGCCGTTCCGCGCCCCTAATCGATCCGTGCTTTCCCTGCAGCCCTCAGCGCCGAGGACCGCGTCGGCCTCGTCAATGCCCTGAAGGTACGGTTACTCGTTGTTCGGCCCGGAGGCGCCCATTTCCCGTCCGATTCCGGCGCGCTTGTCCGTTTTGTGCTTGGGATGCGATGGTTGGTGGCGTGCTTTGGTTCCAGTTACCGCGGTTGCTCATTTCTCCGATCTGATTTGACTGCAGGACAAGCTGCAGAGCTTGGCGGGGCAGCATGCGGACGTGCTCGAGTCGCTCTCGCCCAATGTCAGGAGGCGTGTTGAGTTTCTGAGGGGCATTCAGGTTGAGATGGAATTCTTTCCCCTGCCTTAAATTTTACCAGTCCTGTTGTGATTGGTGTACTGATGCTCCTGTGCGAGAGTACCTCATATGGAAGTGCTGATCTAAAATGAATATAGTGATTTTATTTGTATTAGGTACAAGTGATTTGTAAGGACTAGATTCATTTGTTCTGTTAAGCTAGCTAGTTCGTTTTTAGTCCAATAGTTATAGTTTCTGTACTCCCTTTTAGTGGATCACGGTTTCTTGTTGATTGGTTGTGTTGATCAGGCTAGTTAAGTTCTGATATGGAAACGAAACTATTCGGTTCCTTGCCATTTGCTTACAAAGATGGATGTTATTCTTTGGCAGAAGAAATACGCCGCTTTGTACATTAGGCCTACCTACTTATTTGTTTATGAGTGAGGCAAGGAATGTGAATGCTAAGTCATCAGGGCGGCAAACTCAGAATATAGCCAGGATGCGAATTATGAACTGAAAAAGTACTTGTGGAGTTCAATACTGAATAGAGACATTATGTCCTATTCCGCTGCCATGAGTATCTACTTTAAGAATATCGTGTTGCCTACAGCCTAGAATTAGCTTCATGGAACTTTTTGTTTGACCCAAACAACATTCTGAATTTGCCATTCAAATCTCAGTCCTGAGCTGAAGAACCTAATAAAATGTTTTCCCTCATGGTAAAGCGACCCAAGCTTTTGTATTTTACATGAGGCCTTCTAGTAGTTTGTTCTATGTTTGCAGGTTTGAAACTATAAATATTTGCTAGGTTAAGATGCAGGATCAAATGATTCAAACTATGTTAGCATTTTTTGCTGCTAGCATGTAAAACGACATTGGTTGGACCAACTTTAGACAAGCTGCATCATTTGTATTGTTCCCATTTCCTAGCGTTTTCGTGTGTGCAGTCAACCTTATTGCTTCCAGTTTATCCTGTATCATATCAGTTATCCATGGTGAATCTTTGAAAAGTTCCATTTCTATGCATATTTGTTGGATCAGAGTAGATCAATGTCTTGAGTAAATTTCCATTTCATTGTATGATATTTGGTTGCCCAGAGAACTAACATTTATCCGTGTAATACTTCAGAGCCAACATGATGAGATTGAGACGAAGTTTTTCGAGGAACGGGCTGCCCTTGAAGCCAAGTACCAGAAGCTGTATGAACCATTGTATGCTAAGGTACGCTTACTCCATGTTTATAACGTTTCAGGCGAATATATGAAAAGATATAACTTCTGTCCATTTCCTTATGTGCAAATTGTTCCATTGTTTTGCGTTGTTTCAGAGGTATGACATTGTAAATGGAGTTGTGGAGGTTGATGGTGTTGCTAAAGAACCTACCACTGAAAATGCTGCTGAGGGGGGAGATTCAGATGGTATGAAATCAAAGTTTGCACTTCCTCTTAGAGATCACCATTCTGATGTGCTGTTAACCTCTTTTTCAGCTAAAGGTGTCCCAGATTTTTGGCTCACTGCTTTGAAAACAAATGACGTGTTGACTGAGGAGGTAATTCATAGCGTGCTGTATTTTTAGGTGTTCTTTCAGCTCCCTTAATGCGTTTCTGACTGTATACTTGCTTAATTCTAGATCCAAGAGCGTGATGAGCCTGTTTTGAAATATCTAAAGGATATCAAGTGGTCTAGAATTGATGACCCTAAGGGTTTCAAGCTTGAGTTTTTCTTTGATACAAACCCTTTCTTCAAGAACTCTGTCCTAACAAAATCCTATCATATGGTTGATGAGGATGACCCAATTTTGGAGAAAGCAATCGGGTTGGTTTTCTTTACCTACTAGTTGTTGTTTTCATGTATAGGGTTCTCATGTTCCATTATAAATGATAACTGTGTGTGCATCCATTATTAGCCTCACACATCATGTGTACTGCAGGACTGAAATTGAGTGGTATCCTGGGAAAAATGTGACACAGAAGATTCTAAAGAAGAAACCCAAGAAAGGTTCAAAGAACACCAAGCCTATTACTAAAACTGAAGAGTGTGAGAGCTTCTTCAACTTTTTCAGCCCCCCACAAGTAcctgaggatgatgaggacattgaTGAAGAAGCCGTATGTTCAAGATTTATTGTTTGATTCACTGAGAGCACACTATGCTTTGTTCACAATTCATACTAAACTTTTTCTTTCAATCTGTGATATAGGCTGATGAGCTTCAGGGTCAAATGGAGCATGATTATGACATTGGGTAAGTGCTGTTCATCATCTGCTGCGTTTTTTAAATGGGAACCAGAGATCATTGTCCTGCAGATAATTCCATTTCTGCACATTGAGCTGTACATTATGGTCTTAGCATAGCGCCCCTCTTGCTGATTCCGTGCTGCTGTTGGAATTTGACTTGTAGGTCTACCATAAGGGACAAGATCATCCCTCATGCTGTTTCTTGGTTTACGGGCGAGGCTGTGCAAGCTGAGGATTTTGATGATATGGAAGATGgtgacgaggatgacgacgatgaggatgatgatgatgatgatgaagaagatgatgaggatgaggacgatgatgaggatgaggatgaagacGAGGAAGAGCTAAACAAGCCAACAAAGAAGGTAATCTTATCTTGCAGCCATAGAAGTGCCTATTTCTGCTCTCTGCAACATTGCTGTGTTCAACTGGCCTTGCTAACTCATTTCTTTTGTATTTGGCTGAGCAGGTGGCGGGCAAACCGAAGGTACAAACTCTCCACTAATCTCAAACACTTGCCTGGTTCCAGTTTAGCAATGATATCATCTTACAATGCATGGTAAATCGTCCGCCAGGGACCTTCAAAGGGTGGCGCGCAAGGGAACGCCGAGCAACCGACTGAGTGCAAGCAGCAGTAGAATTTGGTGGATGCAGTTGCATTATTTTCCCATTGAACTGCCCAGGGGGAAGGAGCTTTTATGTTGGTTGTGTTGTGCACGGGTCAGACGTTTGGTGTGGGATATTACCGTAGGCATGGTTTTGTATCTGGTGGCGAGGTGATTGTGCTGGTGTGGATGGATGGTTTGGGACGGTCATGTTAGCGCGTATTCTTATTATGGTCTCTAGCTATATGCAGTCGAAGGACACCCTAAGATTGTGTAATTATATTTGAACTCGTAATGGAGCCTTCTAGTATTATTTTTTGTGCCATGATCTCGTGTCCATTGTGATAATGTTCTACAGTATGCGGAATGTTCATCGATGCATTTGAGATAGCTCTGTCCGAGGGAAGCACTTTGATCGTTTCGGTTCATAATTCATTTCCTAAGGTGTATTTGATGGTGCTGAATTTACGTTCCCCCTTGTAGTGGTCTGCTAGATTCATACTCCTAAGGGCATACACAGTTCATATCACTTCATTTCCCTTGCAAATCTAAGCAGCAGTGTCGAATATCACTCTTATTGACATTTACGAAAAAGAAAATTATGAGGAAAAAAAAGAGTGAATCGCCTCTTCACTGCGAAGCATCACGTATTCTTATCTTAGGTAAAAAGAAAAGCATGACCTCTTGCCACGACATTCCTGGTGTACTTGCCACACCAATGTTCAATTTCACCGCAGACGTAAACTAACTTGGCTATTTCGCAAGCTGCGCAGTTTGCTTCTCGTCATCAGATCAGTACGATTCACCTGCATAACCACGTTCTTTTAGGCCACGACCTCCCCTGCGTGATCTCGGCCATCGATCGTGTCGTGTCAACATGGGCACTTCCATCAGCTCTACACTTTGAGCAGCAGTACGAGAGAGAGAGCACGCGAGCCATACGAGCACAAAGGTTTCTTTTTTTTTTTATTCGACGGGGGAACGAACACCCAGCACCAGGCCGGCCGCCGGATCTGCAGGCCCAAGTCGTGCTTCATGAGGCCCAGACGGAGCGAACGCCGGCCCACCGAAACCAGCCACCGCGCTTCCCGTGCCTGCCGTTCCGCTCGCACGCGGCTGCCGCGCTCCGCtggttttagtcccacctcgcccagcGGAGGGGCGTCGGGTGGGAGAGCTGGCTATAAAGGCAGAGGGAGGTGCGCCGTGGTTCCATACTTACCTGGACGGGGTCGACGGGCGATCAACAAGGCCCGTGGCCTAAGCCAATGGCCCACATTGCACTTGGTGGGCGCGTTGACTTATCATCTCCCCAAGTGGGAGAGTGAACGTCGTAATTTGTGGTAGAGGGGGTACGCGTTCGCGCGGCCCCTGCCAATTCTTGAAAATTAAATTTTGGTCCTTGGCCTTGCCCCTGCTGCGTAGCGCAAGCACTGTTGTGTTACTCTGTGCTGGTCCCAGCCAATTCATTGAAATTAAATTATGGTCCTTGGCCTTTGCATAGCGCAACCATTCTGGTTTTATTCTGTTGTGGTTCCTGGTGCAACGAGCAAGCCCATTTGTCTGAAATTAAGCGTTGGTTCTATCATTGTAGGACATTTCTTTGTTCATTCCAGTCCTTGGTCTATCGGTTGCACATACATGTCTTGATGATCAAAGTTCATAGGAAAATATAGATATACTGAACGTGATAACACAAGAAATTGAGATTTTATAATGCGTGGTAGGCTCAGTATGCTAAAGCTAGTCCAAAAGCATTGGCTTGGCGACCAGTGTCCGCCTCCTCTCGCGCATGGCCATGGCGACTAGTGTCTTTCTCCACTCGCAACCGGCACCACCCATGCTTGCGCCATTGCCCTACGTGTCTCCATGTTGTACTCAGCTACCGCTGTCTGACTTTGCTGCTTTCGTCGACTCGGCCCTCTAGACGGTATTGCTTCGGGAATGAACGCCTTCCCCGTGTCATCACGGGCTATCGAATCGCTCCACACGATGGCTACCGCCATTGCTCACCACTGGCTCCGTGTATGGACAACTACCCTATTCCTCATAAAAGTTTTTTTTCCTGTACATACCAGTTTGTTTACCGGCCAAATTAATTTGAACACATACCAGTTTGTTTACCGGCCAAATTAATTTGAACAAATTGCTTCATTCCTTGTACTGAGCCCACGGGCTCAACCGCTCTACATGCCAACCAAGTTTTTCTTTCTAACCACGAAGGGCCcatggggaagagggagggggggtAACAATTTAGGGTAGAGTTGAAGCTGTTAGTGCATTATGGAGATGTGAGTTTCATGCGGTACACGTTCAGCAGGCATTCTGATTTGGTGTGGTAGAGGGGGTACACGTTCGCGCGGCCCCTGTCAATTCTTCAATATTAAATTTTGGTCCTTGGCCCCTGTTGCTGCTCAGTAGGCATTCTGATTTTGTTATGTTCTGGTCCCTGGTATGTGTCGCAGAACGAGATGGTGCAAACTTTTTCAGTCCAGTCCTTGTGTGCTTGTGCTGAGGGCGCCAAAGTCAGTAGGACCAAATTTAGCTTTTAACACATGTGACATACTAAAATATAATTTTCCATGACAATTTACATGCCAATGTAAGACATAGACATTTTTCTTAATAAATGATATTTTTTGACATGGACATGTGTTCTTTACCCCCAAAAAATAATTAAAAGAGATATGTTTTCTTTTTCATGTCTCTGGTCCATTACTGGCCCTTTTCTCCATCTATGTCTAGTGTTTACAACTCCCCTCCAAGCACCACCAGCGAATCCGTGGATTCGTCTCCCTTCTGTCTACCGCTTCAATGGTTGATatgttttttttgtgtgtttcTGATCAATTACCAACCCTTTTCCCTACCGATGGCTAGAGTTTATAATTCCCCTCCAAGCACCACCAGCGAGCCCGTGGATGTGCCTCCTTCTGCCCATCGTTCCAGTGGCCGATGGTGGGGTGAAGAACCCTGGTGCCTCTGCTTTggctagtagtttaggttagggtttttAGTTCTCGCAGGGCGACGTTCGGGTGGACGGCCACACTCCTTTGTTGAGTTGGTCTTCCCGGCTTCAATCCTCATTTAGTTCGTCCATCTGGCCGAAATCGACAGAGCTTCGGCATACATTCCTCTCGTTTCTTTGGGGCGCGAGGTTAGGGTTCCTCGTCATGCGTGGGTGACAACGAGTTATGGTATCACACACTTTAGGTCGATTCAAGGGTTTAACGATGTTGATTGCGGCTCCAGGGCACTGATCCTAAAGGGCACGCGCATGAAGACTTCCCGACTATTATCGACAAGGTCGGTCTGGCTCCGATAGGTGAGCTGCGACAACGGCCAATTGGCAGCTCGCCCTACCGGTAGTATTGGTCGTTTTGTGGTCCATAAATATCTCGATGTATTTTTTTTTATTATGTTTGGGATGCTTGTCTGATGAACTTTTATAAGAGATACGGTTGCTCTTTTCCAAAGAAAAAGAAGGAAATGTTTTCTTAGGCAAAGATATTTTTTTGAGACAGTTTTTTAGGGCATTTTTTAGACAAAGTGTTTTTTTTAGGTACGAATTTAACGCAACGCACACCGACTACCAGTCTACGGCCCAGCAAGGAAAAAAGGGCCGGGCTTAGGGTCGCGGCGGCCGGTCCAACCAATCGTGCCATTCGTGCTGCGGCGGAGTCTGCTACTGGGCGGCGCAGACGAGAGCCAGCGAGCGAGGGAtcgagcgatggcggcggcggcgctgcgggggATCGGCGCGAAGCTATCGGCGAACCCGGAGAAGGTGACGAGCGCGCTGCTGCTGGGCTCGTTCGTGGCGCTGGCGTTCCGGTCGTCGGAGCAGCAGGGCGAGATCGACGAGCTGGAGGCCCGCAagtcctccctccgcgccgccaaCTCCGCCATGTCCTCCACCATGTGGGCCTGGAGGGAGGAGCTGGTCAAGCTCGCCGCCATGCCCTCCCCGCCCATcaccgccgcccgcctccgccacaTCTACGGCGAGGAGGACCTCGCCGTCCCGGCGCCCAAGCCGTCAGGTATGCTCCTCGCTGCTTTCCCGCGATACTGCCGCAGTGATATACCGATTCTCCCTGCCGTAGCTACTACAGATTTGTCATTTTTCTCAGAAAAAAAAGAACCTTCAGATTTATCACTACATTTGTGGGGGCTGATGCTAGTCTGAACCTGAAGGCATGTTTTAGCTTGTAGGGGTAGATCGTTAATCAGCCAATCCTTTGTTCACATTGATTCTGAAGCATGTTAAACCTGCATTTATCTGTGTACTGGATAGTGTATTTACAGAGATTGTGGCATTGCACTCCACATCTGGAGGTGCTGTGTAGTAGGCATCAAAAGGGGTTTGAGTATTGGAGGTGATGTGTTCATTTTAGGAGTTCAGGGCAGGCGGATGTGTACTGGAACTGGAACTGGAACTGTGTAGagttttctttgtccatgttattattTGGCTGGAATTTCTTGCTGGTTGGACATCATAGTCCTCCGAGGTTTCATTTTCCATCATAAAACAGTAGTAGCTCGAAATGCTAGAAGAGGTGCTTCACTGTATGCAACGCGTAGGTTATGTACTAATATGCAAAATGGCTTTTTGAACCTATATTTTCGGGCCGATTCGGTGTTCGTCAGGTATCCCATTATATTGTGTCCAAGTTTGCATGTCTTTGTTTAGTCTGATGATGGACAAAACAAATGGGTAGGATCACAGGATTTACATATTGATTCTTGGCATCAGTTGTGGATATTGTTGGACTCTCTGTGTTGAAATTGAGCTGATCCCAAGGCATGCCATAATTTGCATGTAAGGCCATGTGTGCTCTTCACTTGGTGGTACCGTACCCATGAGCATTTGCCTTCCTTCTTGAACAGTTGGATCATATTTGGCTGACAACCTCAAGGCATGACAGCACACATCAATGCACATTGCTCACAACAAAAGAACCAGGAGCACAAACAGTGCGCTGTTTAGTTTTTGTCGAGCAGTTCTACATActgtatttttatttattttttgacaaCTGTAAATTTATTGATGCACCATGGCGGGACATAACATTTGCCTTTTCAATCTGCAGGCCCTGATGCCGAGGAGGAACATGTTCCCCTAAAAATAACATGAACTCTTCCCCAATGCTTGTTGTCAAATTGCAGAACTGGTCCAGATTAGCTTTGCACTGAGTTGCAAACATGGTTTCCGTCGACCTAACATAAAGAACATTGTCTCCTCGTGGCGCTGTTTTATGCAGCTAATGGACAGCGCTGAGAAAGTCTTGTGTAGAAGCTCATGTGTTGTTGTCCTTGCACTTGATATTTCTTACCTGGATGTCTTCACACACAAACAACTGTGAGATGTATAGCTCTCGTTTGAGCTCGTTTAGGGCTTTGGTTGTGTCGATTGCTCTCGCCTCTTTTTCTGTTCTGTTGTGTTTCTTCCAGGCTCTCAGCATTGGAGACAAAAACCGAGCCAAAGCTCCTGAAGAAATGGAAAGCATTTGGTTGGGTAACTCAGTTGGATGCTGGTGATGTTTAGCTTTTTCTCACGCCAGTTCGATCTCTTGGTACAGTAAATGGCATGTTGCAGTGCCCTGTGGTGTTACCATAGTTCGCTCCACTTTGCTTGCTTGTGAGGGGAGCCCTTCTCTGGTCTGATTTTGCCATAGTTCATTTGGTTGAGAACTAGACGTTGCTTTACCAGATATATGGTGATATTTGCTGAAGCATAGGATCGCTCCGGTCTGATTATTTCTTGTACTGTGGGAACTGCATTCACTTGAGGAGATTTTGGGTTTGACAGTATTTTCAGATCTAAAAAAACCATTCGTTTGGGGACGTCCAACATTCCAGTAACTGCATTTACTGATGGAGAATTTGGATTTCACAGTATTTTTCAGATGTAAAAAAATCATTCGTTTGGGGACGTCTAACATTCCAGTAACTGCATTCACTGATGGGGAATTTGGATTTCACAGTATTTTTCAGATGTGCGAAAAAAATTAAGTGGAGAAGTGGGGTATCGATCCCCATACCTCTCGCATGCTAAGCGAGCGCTCTACCATCTGAGCTACATCCCCTCGACGTTAGCTTCCGTTAATCTATCTTAATAACATGGTCACTAAGGAGGAACTCGAGTGCTTGTTTAGGACGAGCTTGACGGGCGACGGCTTCTTCCGCGTCCGTAACTTCCCATGCCCACTTCAGGAGGCCTTCACCAGTGCGGCAGTGCGGCTAGGTGAGTGGCACACACACTGGAGGCTAAACCCCCTCTAAAAGCTCGGATAACCAAGTAGTCTGTGATCCTTGCTTGGGATGGTGTTGCGACACATGGTGAAGTATTGAAACGGTTCGCCGCTCCCTTGCTGGATGCTCATCAGTTCGTCCACGGTGCGGACCCCTTGGAAGTTTGAGATCAACTTGAGACATGCTAGTTCAAGAGGATGGACAGAGGGAGGTGAGTCCACAACCTTCCGACGGTCCCCTTGAGGGTGGCTACTAGGTATTTCTCCATGATCAGCGGCGGAGCCAGTGTATAGCTATTGGGTTCAACTGAACCCAATGCATCTTTCCTCGTACGTGGATATATACGTATTTGAGGGATGTGAATCCAATAAAATATTCTGGCTGACCCCAACACATGTCACGTACGTGGAAGAAAGGGCCCAGAAGGCAAAAGCCCACATAATCGTTTTACCAGAACCATGAGTTGTGTGAGTCACGTAATCGTATTTACGAGAAAAGCGCACGCAGCCGCACGCGGCACGCCTCGTCGAAGTCTGTTTTTTTCATCATTCGTTTATTCGTTTCTCTAATTCCCATCTCGCCTGTTCGCGTCGCTCGACGCCTGTGCCGCCGCCGCACGCCCGCGGCAAGTAGACGAGTGCAGATCAACATCGGTAATACCGAAACCCAAAATTTGAGGTAATTAGATTATATAGCCgcatcttctctctttttttgtatgTCTTATCTACCCTAGAACACCAGTACGACAGTGACTATTTTGCCCtagttttttgatttgtttttctcCATGAACTTTGATCAATCTAGGCTATGGAACGGTATTTTTCGAATAAAACTCGGTCACCAGATCGAGATAATGATACAGGCACATCAAGGTCACCCACTAGACGtaggctaagtgcattaaatgtcaCTGCAGCTAGTCTCCCGAAGCCTACTATTCATACAGAAATTAATTTTGATGAGTTGCCTTATGATCCGGCTGATCGGAAAAGAATTTCAGGGTACACAAGAAATCCAAAAAAGCAAGATGAGATTAGTCGCAGATATCTAATGAGGGGACCTTACAGGCCACCATCTAATTTTGGTTATCCGCAGAGGGAGATTAGTGATACTCAACGGGTGATCAATTCATGAGTGATTGTCTAATCTGCTATGTGGAGAAAGATATATTTTCTACCATTACCAATTATGCAGTGTTTAATATTTTTAAGGCGATGAAAGATCGAAAGGGGACACTCTAAAATGTGAGTGCCTTTACAATATTATTTCTCTTGTCAGTACTTGTTCTAAACTTGTCAAACTAACTTGTCGTTTTTTCTGTGTTCAAGAAAGATGAGAAGCTACACACTGGAGCTACAAAGTTATCTGGTGCTACTCTATTTATAATATGTAAACAAGTGATTTTATAATTTTATTGAACAGGTATGTCTTGCACTCTTCAGTTTTTAATGCAACACAGTGTGTGATACATGATATCATATTTCTATTCATTATGTTGTTTTTGGGTGCTATAATTTTGTTGTAAGATAATTTAAAATTATACTTTACACTTCACATACTAGTAGTAAATTCTCACAACCAGTCTGGAGTGAACCCAATGGCCAAATTTTCTGGCTCCGCCTCTGTCCATGATGTGCTCATTTCCTCGCCAACGGCCTCTATGGTTGTGACATATGTGTAGGGACTCTTTCGGAGCCGTCGCCCTGTCGGAACGCTCAATGGAGTGGACTCCGGTGCCCCTCGCCCAGGGAGCGGCT
This portion of the Triticum dicoccoides isolate Atlit2015 ecotype Zavitan chromosome 7A, WEW_v2.0, whole genome shotgun sequence genome encodes:
- the LOC119333505 gene encoding uncharacterized protein LOC119333505, with the protein product MAAAALRGIGAKLSANPEKVTSALLLGSFVALAFRSSEQQGEIDELEARKSSLRAANSAMSSTMWAWREELVKLAAMPSPPITAARLRHIYGEEDLAVPAPKPSGPDAEEEHVPLKIT
- the LOC119328398 gene encoding nucleosome assembly protein 1;1-like isoform X1; the encoded protein is MGGEKENLDLSDLNTSLPAAAAALSAEDRVGLVNALKDKLQSLAGQHADVLESLSPNVRRRVEFLRGIQSQHDEIETKFFEERAALEAKYQKLYEPLYAKRYDIVNGVVEVDGVAKEPTTENAAEGGDSDGMKSKFALPLRDHHSDVLLTSFSAKGVPDFWLTALKTNDVLTEEIQERDEPVLKYLKDIKWSRIDDPKGFKLEFFFDTNPFFKNSVLTKSYHMVDEDDPILEKAIGTEIEWYPGKNVTQKILKKKPKKGSKNTKPITKTEECESFFNFFSPPQVPEDDEDIDEEAADELQGQMEHDYDIGSTIRDKIIPHAVSWFTGEAVQAEDFDDMEDGDEDDDDEDDDDDDEEDDEDEDDDEDEDEDEEELNKPTKKVAGKPKGPSKGGAQGNAEQPTECKQQ
- the LOC119328398 gene encoding nucleosome assembly protein 1;1-like isoform X2, which produces MGGEKENLDLSDLNTSLPAAAAALSAEDRVGLVNALKDKLQSLAGQHADVLESLSPNVRRRVEFLRGIQSQHDEIETKFFEERAALEAKYQKLYEPLYAKRYDIVNGVVEVDGVAKEPTTENAAEGGDSDAKGVPDFWLTALKTNDVLTEEIQERDEPVLKYLKDIKWSRIDDPKGFKLEFFFDTNPFFKNSVLTKSYHMVDEDDPILEKAIGTEIEWYPGKNVTQKILKKKPKKGSKNTKPITKTEECESFFNFFSPPQVPEDDEDIDEEAADELQGQMEHDYDIGSTIRDKIIPHAVSWFTGEAVQAEDFDDMEDGDEDDDDEDDDDDDEEDDEDEDDDEDEDEDEEELNKPTKKVAGKPKGPSKGGAQGNAEQPTECKQQ